Part of the Oncorhynchus nerka isolate Pitt River linkage group LG14, Oner_Uvic_2.0, whole genome shotgun sequence genome is shown below.
accctaatttagcataTCTGATTCATCTAGTTAAGatcttgttgagcagctaattcgtagaatcaggtgtgttaaattagggttggactgaaaacccacaggacggtagatctccaggaagagggttggacagccCTCCTGGAACTCATTGCACATGCCAGTTCAAAACATGTgttacacatacattacacaataacttgagaaagagggaagaggaaATACATTTTATTCCTTGTCAGAAACTCCCCAGATAAGGAGTGGCTACCGGTTCAACATAAAACGTAATGTATGAAATGAGTCCTGGACACTTCCAACAGAACCTGAATGCATGATGAGTATGATCATGGCATCTTTTCTCTCCGCAGCTCTGCTGTTGCTGGTTCCTGGAATCCTGACTGAAAGTAATGTagaatatatttatttactttacgTCTTTGTAATGTCATCTCTATCTcctatacactacagtatagtTGACATTGTAAATGACAATTTAAACAGAGTCTTCCATTGAGTTGGTGGTAGTCAACAGCATCTCAAACACACCCAATAAGACCTACAGTACTAATGTCGCATTCAGAGGGGTCCTTATCGGTGCCATGAGAAGACTGCAGGAGACCAATGCAGGATTCAAGTTAGTAGATTATTAAGTTAAATTGGCTCATTGTTACATGCTGTTTCGTTAAATTCTCGGCAGTTGGTGTGTCAGTGAATTTATGTTATGTTGTCAGGTGTCATTGGTGAGCACTGTTGTTTTTGCAGTTTCACCTACACAGAGGACCGCAACTATGGccccttcctggtgagtgtgaaTGGTGTAGCCGGGAACAATACTGAAAACACTTTCTGGGAGCTCCTTGTTCAGACTGGGGGGAATGGGACCATAATCAGACCTGATGTGGGTGAGTAATGATGGAaagcctcttctctctctttctcatttttTTTGTGGTGTATTTGCTGAGGGACAAATCACCCGATAGAAATTAGGGAAAAGCATgcatgttatttacaatgacgttcATAATATATAACAACACCTCTGTCACACAAATGttgcacatactgtacagtatacctacTCACACACAGACCTATTTGGACATTATTTCTGCAGGTATTGGCTGTTACATCCCTGAACCAAATGACCGCATCATCCTAAAATTTACTGAGTTCGTCTCGGGCTCGCACTCCGTGAGTGGCAACAGTTCGAATCCTGGGAACCTCACAGCAGGAAGTAATGTAGCATTTTTTTAACTTCTAGAACATGTTTACCTCTTTGCAATGTTATCACCACAGTATTGACATCGCAGGCAACATGGTTTTTCAACAGACACTTCCAGACTAGATTCCATTGAGCTTGTGGTAGTCAACAACATCTCAAACACCACCAAcaagacctacagtactgacattgCATTCAGAGGGGTCCTTATCGGTGCCATGAGGAGACTGCAGACCAATTCAGGATTCAAGTTAGTAGATCACTAGCTTCCATTGTGTCATTGTGAGATGCTGTAGATTGTTAAATGTGCGTTCAAATCATTACAGTTTGAGCAATTGTGTAGAACCTTTCAGTGACCATGAACAGACAATATTATGTAGTGCAAGGTGTCATTCATTGCATGGCATGGAGTGATACTGCATTTTGCACCTTGTTCACTGTCAAACGTAATTGTGGTTTTCTGGCATTTCACAATGactcaaattcaaataaattcattattctGTTGTTTTTGCAGTTTCACCTATACAGAGTACCCCGACTATGGccccttcctggtgagtgtgaaTGGTGTGGCTGGGAACAATACTGAGAAGACTTTCTGGGAGCTCCTTGTTCAGACTGGGGGGAATGGGACCATAATCAGACCGGATGTGGGTGAGTAGTGATGGAATGTCTTTTGGTCGGTCAATACGATCTGTCGGAccgtctctctgtcttcatctttctctttctctgcaaAGCTAGAGAAATACAGTAAGGAAAAAAAGCACGCAGgagttattttatattatttacaTTCATAAAATATAACAACTGTCACCAAAAGgttgcacatactgtataattACTCACACATTGTCCTATTTTGATATTATTTCTGCAGGTATTGGCTGTTACATCCCAAAACAAAATGACCGCATCATCCTGAATTTTACAATGTTCACCACAAACTCCGCAAGTGGCAGTTGTACAAATCCtggtgtgttgttgtttttggtgggtttgtttttttgttttctaATCTAAGCTTAACCCTTGCCTCAGTGACTACCATACATAACCCTAAAACACTATCTAACCCCATACCTTTGTCACTACCATACCACACCTTATTAAGTCACTAATTAACTCCATATCTAACCCTAAGTCACTTACTAACTCATTAGCAGGGAAGTTCACTTGCTTAATACATCTAAATCGGCAGATAAATATGTGGGTTTTTGTTGTTTTCTGTGAGTATGATTTTCAACCAGTGTAAAAGTTATTGTGTGATCATGTTGGAATAGACAGTAGCTTCTGATCAATACTGTTTTGTGATTTGAAATTGTGCcacagtttattttttatttttacaaattgtcattcaaataaaaaaaatctctCATTGTTTGAATGACCTTTAAAATTCATGAAGCTTTACCCTGACACCATAGCAAATACGCTGCAAAGGTATCTGTTCCTTGAAGTGTTGGAAAAGTatgcaattgtcatacttgagtaaaagtaaagataccttaaaagaaaatgactcaagtaaaagtgaagtcACAGAATaacatactacttgagtaaaagtctaaaagtatttggttttaaatatacttaagtattaaaagtgaaagtaaaattccttatattaagcaaaccagacggcaccatgttcttgtatttttatttacagatagccaggggtacactgcaaatctcagacatcatttacaaactaagcatttgtgtttagtgagtccaccagatcagataaccagggatgttctcttgataagtgaatGAATTGGACGATAtgcctgtcctgctaagcattcaaaatgtaaagagTACTTTTGTGTGTCAGGAATGTATGgcataaaaagtacattattttctttaggaatgtagtgaagtaaatgtTGTCAAAAATATGATTAGTACAGAAAGTACAGAtaacccaaaaaactacttaagtactactttaaagtatttttccttaagtactttacaccactggttccTTGTTCTTTCTTGGTAAAGACTAAGAAGAATGAAGATGGAAGATGAGGATGAAGAAAATGAAAACACCTCTTGAAGACTGTTAAACAAATGTTAAATGAAGAACTcggaattaaataaatatatttaattaGACATACAATGAATGAAGGTAGTTAACCCCCTGAACCTGCCGAAAAGGTCTATTTTCAGTTCAAGGTAATTAGGTTGTACTCATAGAACAATTAATATTTGAGGGCATGGACGCCAGAAAATATTGTGAGAATGGAGAACATTCATCTGAGATCTATGAGACAATCACTATCAACCTTTCTTGTTTTCAAAAATATTCACAGACATTATACTGCAATAGAAGCTCCATTGTTTTAGACCGGTTCCACTCTTACACAACAGAAGAGGGCGCacacagagaaaaacacagaTCAGGAACAATATATACTTGCACTGTCAATAAAGGTGAAATCCAGTACTTTACAACTAATTGCAACAAATTGCACGCATGCCACTATCACTTCCACTGATTTCTTAGCTAGCAGAAGCAAAGGTAAGCTGAAGTTTGTATTGtcaaaaccatggattacagtttcTCCTGGCCCATAGACTACTGTCAGGTTCAGGAACCATCTATGTAAAATACTGAACTTCCCCTTCAAATCTTCAGTCTCACAAAATAAAATATTGTGGGAATAGAGATCTGATATCTGATATCTTTCTAAAAATGAGTCAGAGACTATCAAACTTCCTTGTGTATCACTGGTTTCCCGACTTACTGTCAATGTCGGGAGGAATGTTCATTTGGACGTCAAACTGAGTAGTTGGTTGGATCAAGTTCACTACAGTGAACTTAGCAATTAGACACACCAAACCTTTTTTAATTGATTGTGCCTGGGAGGTGCCTGGCAGGCCATCAGAGAGGGATGTACACATGATGGACGTAATTGGTATAGAGAATCATGAACTCTTtgaaaaaaaggttccaaaagggtttcttcggctgtccccataggataacctttttggttccagttgAAAAACtggtttcatgtagaaccctATGTGGAAAGAGTTCTGCattgaacccaaaagggttctaccttgaaccaaacgggttcttcaaagggttctcgtATGGGGATAGCTGTGCATAAAACCCAGAGAATCTCACTGCCAATAGACTGCCGATAGGTACTTAACACAGTTGGACGCCATTCCTTCTCATGCTGGAACAAAAGCAATACCTGCTGCGTGCCGACATGTTCGTCACTGGCAAACAACTTGACTTTGAGCCAATTAGAAAGCACCGACCCCCACATGGGGGAGCCAACAGGAGTGAGAAAAAAAGAGGGCATTTTCTCCGTACATCCACTGTTAAATGTCATGAGCTAGTCACACTTTATATGTGACAcctttcaggaaactaggtgtataTCGCTCATCCACGGGTTGTGttaatggcgccggaggagatggctgccgttttacgggctcttaaccaattgtgctattgagTGTGTTTTTAAGTGTTATTTGTAACTTGTGTTGtatataatgtttctgccactgtttcttatgaccaaaaagagcttctggatatcaggacagtgattactcacctcgtactggacaaagattttttctttaacgagtcggatgcaaaggatttacttcagacacccgacaaggcccacATTCCTATCATTCGcatgagaaagagatggagatatCTGGGACGTAGGtaggggtgccttgtaaggatctgatagtgagtgggtaatctgcctctaccagtcctattagccaacgtacaatcattggataacaaaatagaCAATCAACGATcacaaatatcctaccaacggggcaTTAAAAACTgtcatatcttatgtttcacgagTCGTGTTTAAACGACGACATGGTtaaagtacagtcgtggccaaaagttttgagaatgacagaaatataaattttcacaaagtctgctgcctcagtttgtatgatggcaatttgcatatactccagaatgttatcaagagtgatcagatgaattgcaattaattgcaaagtccctctttgccatgcaaattaactgaatcccccaaaaacatttccactgtatttcagcccttccacaaaaggaccagctgacatcatgtcagtgattctctcgttaacacaggtgtgagtgttgacgaggacaaggctggagatcactctgtcatgctgattgagttcgaataacagacttgaagcttcaaaaggagggtggtgcttggaatcattgttcttcctctgtcaaccatggttgctgcaaggaaacacatgccgtcatcattgctttgcacaaaaagggcttcacaggcaaggatattgctgccagtaagattgcacctaaatcaaccatttatcggatcatcaagaacttcaaggagagcggttcaattgctgtgaagaaggcttcagggctcccaagaaagtccagcaaccgcccggaccgtctcctaaagttgattcagatGCGGGATCGGGGCAGCACCAGTACAGAGcgtgctcaggaatggcagcaggcaggtgtgagtgcatctgcactcacagtgaggcgaagacttttggaggatgcctggtgtcaagaagggcagcaaagaagccacttctatccaggaaaaacatcagggacagactgatattctgctaaaggtacagggattggactgccgtggactggggtaaagtaattttctctgatgaatcccctttccgattgtttggggcatccggaaaaaagcttgtccggagaatacaagatgagcgctaccatcagtcctgtgtcatgccaacagtaaagcatcctgagaccattcatgtgtggggttgcttctcagccaagggagtgggctcactcaccaTTGTGCCTAAAaaaacagccatgaataaagaatggtaccaacacattctccgagagcaacttctcccacccatccaggaacagtttggtgacgaacaatgccttttccagcatgatggagcacctagCCATAAGGCAAAAAAAttataactaagtggctcagggaacaaaacatcaatattttgggtccatggccaggaaactccccagaccttaatcccattgagaacttgtggtcaatcctcaagaggcgggtggacaaacaaaaacccacacatTTTGaccaactccaagcattgattatgcaagaatgggctgccatcagtcaggatgtggcccagaagttaattaacagcatgccagggtggattgcagaggtcgtgaaaaagaagggtcaacactgcaaatattgactctttgcatcaatttcatgtaattgtcaataaaagcctttgacacttaagaaatgcttgtaattatacttcagtattccatagtaacatctgacaaaaatatctaaagacactgaagcagcaaactttgtgtaaatgaatatttgtgtcattctcaaaacttttggccacgactgtacagctgGCGGGATTTACGCTACATCGACAAGATAGAACCGCTGCCTCCgataagacaaggggtggcggtctgtgtttATTTGTAAACAATAGCTGGTGCGGAACATCTAATATTACGGacgtctcgaggttttgctcacctgaggtagagtaacTCTTGATAAGTTGTAGACCagactatttaccaagagagttttcatctgtatttttcatagctgtctattaaCCAcgacaaaccgatgctggcactaagtccgcactcaatgagctgtataaagccataaacaaacaggaaaatgctcatccagggGCGGAGCACCTAGTGGCCACGGACTTAAATCCTTttaacctcatttctaccagcatgttaaatgtgcaaccagagagaaaAAATTATTTTAGAccgcctttactccacacacaaagaAGCGTACgaaagctctccctcaccatttagcaaatctgaccataattctttcctcctgattactgcatacaaacaaaaactaaaacaggaagcaccagtgactcagtcaataaaGAACTgatcagatgatgcagatgctaagctacaggactgttttgctagcacagactggaatatgttccgggattcttcccgatgacattgaggactacaccacatcagtcactggcttcatcaataagtgcatcgatgacgtcgtcctcacagcgactgtatgtacataccccaaccaaaagccatggattacaggacaCATCCGCACTGAACTAAAGGGTAGAGCTACTGCTTTCAAGTAGCGGGACTCTAGCTCGGACGCTTCTAAGAAATCATGCtgtgccctcagacaaaccatcaaacaggcaaagtgttaatacaggactaagattgaatcgcaCTACACAGATCCGACACTCGTTGGATATGGTAGGGCTGGCAAActatcacagactacaaagggaagcacagtcgtgagctgcccagtgacatgagcctaccagacgagctaaaaatgttctatgctcacttcgaggcaagcaacactgaagcatgcatgaaagcatcagctgttccggatgactgtgtgatcactttCTCCTTAGCCGATGTGAGAAAAGACTatgaaacaggtcaacattcacaaggccactaggccagacggattaccaggacatgtactgacattttcaacctgactgagtctgtaataccaacatgtttcaagcagaccaccatagtccatgtgcccaagaacagtaaggtaacctgcctaaatgactaccgacccgtagcactcacgtctgtagccatgaagtgctttcacatcaacaccattatcccagaaaacctAAACTCACTCCAATTTTCATActtccccaacagatccacagatgatgcaatctctattgcactccacactgccctttcccacctggacaaatggaacacctatgtgagaatgttattaatttactacagctcagcgttcaacaccatagtgccctgaaaactcatcactaagctaaggaccctgggactgaacacctccctctgcaactggatcctggactttctgacgggccaccgCCAGattgtaagggtaggcaacaacacatctgccaagctgatcctcaattcaggggcccctcaggggtgcgtgctcagtcccctcctgtactccctgttcacccatgactgcatggccaggcacgactccaacaccatcatttgccgacaacacaacagtggtatgcctgatcaccgacaatgatgagacagcatatagggaggaggtcagagatctggccatgtggtgccaggataacaacctctccctcaatgtggtgaagacaaaggagatgattgtggacaccccattctcattgacagggctgtagtggagcaggtggagagcttcaagttccctgatgtccacatcaccaacaaactatcacggtccaaacacaccaagccagtcatgaagagggcacgacaaagcctattccccctcaggacactgaaaagatttggcatgggtcctcaaattctcaaaaagttctacagctgcaccatcgagagcatcactgactggttgcatcactgtctggtatggcaactgctcggcctccgacagcAAGGCACCTCAGTGGGAAGGGcgtacaggccagtacatcactggggccaagcttcccgccatccaggacctctataccaggaagtgtcagaggaaggccctaaatattgtcaaagactccagccaccatagtcatagactgttctctctgctcccgcatggcaagcggtaccggagcaccaagtctaggtccaaaaggcttcttaacagatctacccccaagccataagactcctgaacagctggtCAAATGGCTACGCAGAccatttgcattgtcccccccccctcttttacgatgctgctactctctggttattatctatatatatagTGACTTTAACTATacttacatgtacagtacatattacctcaattacctcaactaacctgtggcACCTGTTCAATTACAAACCtagtgtcacatctgctcctgctccgccctctggtgttcatcctgtgtcttcttgacctgcagttactcccactgtacactctctctctctccctctctgtgtgattgtgtggttggagacaggtgtgctggagtcagagcagatccctaccAGCTCCAACTTTTTCcttaatcaagacctctacaaaaacTTAGGCCTgccacttccactctgccagatcgtaatctttGCTCAGTCAGTTCATGATTCTAGCCATTTATGATTGTTCAAGATCCTGTTACTCTGCTGTGCCTgaatccaagatggcatagcagtaagtcgtcctgtcgtccCGTCCCTGTATATATCGCTTCTTTTtcgttttttttacatatttttcttcgcatacctctttaaaaacattttgctaaacctaagcttccaaatactctcctgcaacccgcctcacccaatgtagctatttttcctaaagtatttatatttacttcggaaccggaacccctcaactgaagctagccagctaaccaccagctatgctagcggtcttcagctaaccggtcatcagctgaatcaccgcgtcccaaacactctctggacccatttactttctatctctttttgatttttaatttgtttataccttccggaaacctgcctcacccaatgtgatacggaatcgctattattttaaattttttagaacacactcaagaacctccagacgctaaccagctaactagctacaagctatttagtcattgttagtttttttaacctggataacacttgccagtccagcttccctgcccatccaccgctgccccctggacactgatctcttggctacatagctgacgcacgctggactgtccattaatcacggtactccattctgcttgtttgttttatctgtcggccccgttgcctagtcaacgctattttacctgctgtttgttgtgctagctgattagcctcgcctactgttttagctagctttcccaattcaacacctgtgattactgtatgcctcgctgtatgtctctctcaaatgtcaatatgccttgtatactgttgttcaggttagttatcattgttttagttcacaatggagcccctagttccactcttcatacccctgttacctcctttgtcccacctcccacacatgcggtgacctcacccattacaaccagcacgtccagagatacaacctctctcatcatcacccagtgcctgggcttacctccgctgtacccgcaccccaccatacccctgtctgcgcattatgccctgaatatattctaccatgcccagaaacctgctcctcttattctctgcccccaacgctctaggcgaccagttttgatagcctttagccgcaccctcatactactccttctctgttccgcgggtgatgtggaggtaaacccaggccctgcatgtccccaggcaccctcatttgttgacttctgtgatcgaaaagccttggtttcatgcatgtcaacatcagaagcctcctccctaagtttgttttactcactgctttagcacactctgctaaccctgatgtccttgccatgtctgaatcctggctcaggaaggccaccaaaattcagagatttccatacccaactataacatcttccgtcaagatagaactgccaaagggggaggagttgcagtctactgcagagatagcctgcaaagtaatgtcatactttccaggtccatacccaaacagttcgaactactaattttgaaaattactctctccagaaataagtctctcactgttgccgcctgctaccgaccaccctcagctcccagctgtgccctggacaccatttgtgaattgatcgccccccatctagcttcagagtttgttctgttaggtgacctaaactgggatatgcttaacaccccggcagtcctacaatctaagctagatgccctcaatctcactcaaatcatcaaggaacccaccaggtacaaccctaactctgtaaacaagggcaccctcatagacgtcatcctgaccaactggccctccaaatacacctccgctgtcttcaaccaggatctcagcgatcactgactcattgcctgtatccgccacggagccgcagtcaaacgaccacccctcatcattgtcaaacgctccctaaaacacttctgtgagcaggcctttctaatcgacctggcccgggtatcctggaaggacattgacctcatcccgtcagttgaggatgcctggtcattctttaaaagtaacttcctcaccattttagataagcatgctccgttcaaaaaatgcagaaccaagaacagatacagcccttggttcactccagacctgactgccctcgaccagcacaaaaacatcctgtggcggactgcaatagcatcgaatagtccccgtgatatgcaactgttcagggaagtcaggaaccaatacacgcagtcagtcaggaaagctaaggccagcttcttcaggcagaagtttgcatcctgtagctccaactccaaaaagttctgggacactgtgaagtccatggagaacaagagcacctcctcccagctgcccactgcactgaggctaggtaacacggtctccaccgataaatccatgattatcgaaaacttcaataagcatttctcaacggttggccatgccttccgcctggctactccaacctcggccaacagctccgccccccccgcagctcctcgcccaagcctctccaggttctcctttacccaaatccagatagcagatgttctgaaagagctgcaaaacctggacccgtacaaatcagctgggcttgacaatctggaccctctatttctgaaactatccgccgccattgtcgcaacccctattaccagcctgttcaacctctctttcatatcgtctgagatccccaaggattggaaagctgccgcagtcatccccctcttcaaaggagacaccctggacccaaactgttatagacctatatccatcctgctctgcctatctaaggtcttcgaaagccaagtcaacaaacaggtcactgaccatctcgaatcccaccgtaccttctccgctgtgcaatctggtttccgagccggtcacgggtgcacctcagccacactcaaggtactaaatgatatcataaccgccatcgataaaagacagtactgtgcagccgtcttcatcgaccttgccaaggctttcgactctgtcaatcaccatattcttatcggcagactcagtagcctcggtttttcggatgactgccttgcctggttcaccaattactttgcagacagagttcagtgtgtcaaatcggagggcatgctgtccggtcctctggcagtctctatgggggtgccacagggttcaattctcgggccgactcttttctctgtatatatcaatgatgttgctcttgctgcgggcgattccctgatccacctctacgcagacgacaccattctatatactttcggcccgtcattggacactgtgctatctaacctccaaacgagcttcaatgccatacagcactccttccgtggcctccaactgctcttaaacgctagtaaaaccaaatgcatgcttttcaaccgatcgctgcctgcacccgcatgcccgactagcatcaccaccctggatggttccgaccttgaatatgtggacatctataagtacctaggtgtctggctagactgcaaactctccttccagactcatatcaaacatctccaatcgaaaatcaaatcaagagtcggctttctattccgcaacaaagcctccttcactcacgccaccaagcttaccctagtaaaactatcctaccgatcctcgacttcggcgatgtcatctacaaaatggcttccaacactcagcaaactggatgcagtctatcacagtgccatccgttttgtcactaaagcaccttataccacccaccactgcgacttgtatgctctagtcggctggccctcgctacatatttgtcgccagacccactggctccaggtcatctacaagtccatgc
Proteins encoded:
- the LOC115141509 gene encoding uncharacterized protein LOC115141509, which produces MMSMIMASFLSAALLLLVPGILTEKSSIELVVVNSISNTPNKTYSTNVAFRGVLIGAMRRLQETNAGFNFTYTEDRNYGPFLVSVNGVAGNNTENTFWELLVQTGGNGTIIRPDVGIGCYIPEPNDRIILKFTEFVSGSHSVSGNSSNPGNLTAGNTSRLDSIELVVVNNISNTTNKTYSTDIAFRGVLIGAMRRLQTNSGFNFTYTEYPDYGPFLVSVNGVAGNNTEKTFWELLVQTGGNGTIIRPDVGIGCYIPKQNDRIILNFTMFTTNSASGSCTNPGVLLFLVGLFFCFLI